One Thermus sp. CCB_US3_UF1 DNA window includes the following coding sequences:
- a CDS encoding uroporphyrinogen-III synthase: MRIAYAGLRRQEEFKALAQKLGFTPLLFPTQATEKVPVPEWEDHLLELGRGVDLFLATTGVGVRDLLQGAKTLGLDLRGPLAEAHRLARGAKAARVLREEGLPPQATGDGTSPSLIPLLPQGAGKAALQLYGKPLPLLETALRERGYQVLPLMPYRHLPNPEGIRALEEGILEGAVEAVAFVAAIQVEFLFEGAENPKALQEALNTRVKAVAVGRVTADALREWGVRPFYVDEKERMGSMLQGFRKALEEEPWATSP; this comes from the coding sequence ATGCGCATCGCCTACGCCGGCTTGAGGCGGCAGGAGGAGTTTAAGGCCTTAGCCCAGAAGCTCGGCTTCACGCCCCTTCTCTTCCCCACCCAGGCCACGGAAAAGGTCCCCGTGCCCGAGTGGGAAGACCACCTCCTGGAACTCGGCAGGGGGGTGGACCTCTTCCTGGCCACCACCGGGGTGGGGGTGCGGGACCTCCTCCAGGGGGCGAAGACCCTGGGCCTGGACCTTAGGGGGCCCTTGGCCGAGGCCCACCGCCTGGCCCGGGGAGCCAAGGCGGCCCGGGTCCTGCGGGAGGAGGGCTTACCCCCCCAGGCCACCGGGGACGGGACGAGCCCAAGCCTCATCCCCCTCCTCCCCCAGGGGGCGGGCAAGGCAGCCCTGCAGCTTTACGGCAAACCCTTGCCCCTCCTGGAAACGGCCCTGAGGGAAAGAGGGTACCAGGTCCTTCCCCTCATGCCCTACCGCCACCTGCCAAACCCAGAGGGCATCCGGGCCCTGGAAGAGGGCATCCTCGAGGGCGCGGTGGAGGCCGTGGCCTTCGTGGCCGCCATCCAGGTGGAGTTTCTCTTTGAAGGGGCCGAAAACCCCAAGGCCCTCCAGGAGGCCCTGAACACCCGGGTGAAGGCCGTGGCCGTGGGCCGGGTCACCGCCGACGCCCTGAGGGAATGGGGGGTGAGGCCCTTCTACGTGGACGAGAAGGAACGGATGGGCAGCATGCTGCAAGGCTTCAGGAAGGCCTTGGAGGAGGAGCCATGGGCTACTTCCCCCTGA